The DNA segment GTTCGGCGGCCAGCGTTTCGGTGAGATGGAAGTCTGGGCGCTCGAGGCCTACGGCGCGGCCCACGTGTTGCAGGAGCTTCTGACCTGCAAGTCCGACGATGTCTACGGCCGGACCAAGATCTACGAGGCGATCGTCAAGGGGCAGGGCTGGGTCGAACCGGGTTTGCCGGAATCGTTCAACGTGTTGATCAAGGAGTTGCAGGCCCTTTGCCTCGATATCGAGCTGTTGGCCGAGCAGGGCGAGGACGACGCGTGAGGCGGCAGCGCGGACCACGGGCGAAGTTCCAGAGGCTTGGCCGGGTGAGCCCCGGCGGGAGGCGGTCTTGAGCAAGAGTTCGCTGTTTTTCGACAGGGCGCGGACGATCAACGACTTTACGTCCATTCGCATCAGCCTTGCGTCGCCGGAGAAGATTCGATCCTGGTCCTACGGCGAAGTCACCAAGCCGGAGACGATCAACTACCGGACCTTCAAGCCTGAACGGGATGGTCTCTTCTGCGCCAGGATTTTCGGGCCGGTGACCGACTGGGAATGCCTCTGTGGCAAGTTCAAGCGGATGAAGCACCGCGGGGTGGTTTGCGACAAGTGTGGTGTCGAGGTCACGCAGTCGAAGGTTCGACGGGAGCGGATGGGTCACATCGAGCTGGCTTCGCCGGTTTCTCACGTGTGGTTCTTCCACCAGCTTCCGAGTCGGATCGGCCACCTCCTCGACATCTCCAAGCGTGAGCTGGAGCGGGTGCTCTACTTCGAAGCCTATACCGTCACCGATCCGGGCAACGTCCCGGACCTCGAGGAGGGGCAGCTCCTGTCGGAGGAGGAATTCCGCGAGCTGCGTGACCAGTTCGGTCCGGGTTCTTTCGAGGCGATGATGGGGGCGGAGGGCATCAAGAAGCTGCTGGCCCGCATCGATGTCGAGACCCTCGGGCACGAGTTGCGCGAGCGGATGAAGGTCGAGACTTCGATCCAGAAGCGGCAGAAGCTCGCCAAGCGATTGAAGGTGGCCGATGCCTTCCGCCGCTCCGGCAACCGTCCGGAGTGGATGATCCTCGACGTGATTCCGGTGATACCGCCGGAACTGCGCCCGCTGGTGCCCCTCGAGGGCGGACGCTTTGCGACTTCGGACCTCAACGACCTCTACCGGCGTGTGATCAACCGCAACAACCGGCTGAAGAAGTTGCTCGATCTTCGCGCGCCGGACGTCATCGTGCGCAACGAGAAGCGCATGCTTCAGGAAGCGGTCGATGCCCTGATGGACAACGGCCGGCGGGGCCGGGTGCTGCGTTCGACCCAGAACCGGCAGCTCAAATCCCTCTCTGATGCTCTCAAGGGTAAGCAGGGTCGTTTCCGGCAGAACCTGTTGGGCAAGCGGGTCGATTACTCGGGCCGCAGCGTGATCGTCGTCGGACCCGAGCTGCGTCTGCACCAGTGCGGGTTGCCGAAAAAGATGGCGCTCGAACTCTTCAAGCCGTTCATCTACAACAAGCTCGAAGAGCGAGGGATCGTCTCCACCATCAAAGCCGCCAAGGAGATGGTGGAACTGGAGCGGCCGGAGGTGTGGGACATCCTCGAAGAGGTGATCCAGGATCATCCGGTGCTGCTCAATCGCGCCCCGACGCTGCACCGCCTGGGGATCCAGGCCTTCGAGCCGATTCTCGTCGAAGGCAAGGCGATTCGTATCCACCCGCTGGTCTGTACCGCCTTCAACGCCGATTTCGACGGCGACCAGATGGCCGTCCACCTGCCCCTGTCGATCGAAGCCCAGGTGGAAGCCTACACCTTGATGATCTCCACCCACAACATCTTCAGCCCGGCCAACGGCGCCCCGATCATCAGCGCCTCGCAGGACATGGTGATGGGCTGCTACTACATGACCCTGGAACTGCCCGACCGCAAAGGCGAAGGGATGGCTTTTGCCACCTTCGACGAGGTGGAGCTGGCTCACAGCCTGGGCAAGGTGGATACCCATGCCCGAATCAAGCTCAAGCTCCCGCCGCATCGGGGATGCCGGGACGAACACGGTGAAACCAGCCGTCCCGGCGCCGTGATTGAAACCACCGTGGGCCGGGTGCTGTTCAATCGCGTGCTGGATGAGCGGATGCCCTTCTACAACGTGGTGATGAAATCCAGCGCCTTGAGCCGGGTGATTTCGGACTGCTACGAGATGCTGGGCCGCAAGGCGACCATCGAGTTGCTGGACCGGATGAACCGGCTGGGGTTCCACTGGGCCACGCTGAGCGGGCTGAGCTTCGCCACCGACGACCTGCTGGTGCCCCCTTCCAAGCCCAAGGTCATCGCTGCCACGGAAAAGGAAGTGAGCAAGCTCCAAAAGGCGTTTGAGCGGGGCGATCTGACCGACGCGGAACGGTACAACAAAGTGGTGGATGCCTGGACCCATGCTCGGGACCGAATCACGCGGGACATGCGCGAAGTGCTTCGCAACGACCAGCGGTATCCAGGCTACGTGAACCCCATCTTCCTGATGAGCGAGTCGGGGGCCCGGGGGAACATCGACCAGGTACGGCAACTGGCCGGGATGCGGGGGCTGATGGCCAAACCCTCGGGTAAGATCATCGAAACGCCCATCAAGGCCAACTTCCGGGAAGGGCTGCGGGTGCTGGAGTACTTCAGCTCCACCCACGGAGCTCGAAAAGGACTGGCCGACACGGCGCTGAAGACGGCCGACTCCGGCTACCTGACCCGCAAGCTGGCCGACGTGGCCCAGAACGTCGTGGTCACCATGCGCGACTGTGGCACCACCCGCGGAGTGACCAAAACGGCTATTTTCCGCGGGGACAAAGTCGTGGTCACCCTGGCCGATGCCATTTACGGGCGGGTGAGCCGGGTCAACGTGGTGGACCCGGTCCATGATGAGGTGATCGTCCGCGAAAACGAACTGATTACCCGCGAGGCGGCCAAGAAGATCCAAGAGTTGGGGCTGCAAAAGTTCCAGGTTCGCAGCCCCATGACCTGCGAGGCTCCTCTGGGCGTGTGCGCGCTGTGCTACGGGATGGACCTCTCCACCGGCGCGCTGGTGGAGGAAGGGATGGCCGTGGGGATCATCGCTGCCCAGAGTATCGGCGAGCCGGGTA comes from the Acidobacteriota bacterium genome and includes:
- the rpoC gene encoding DNA-directed RNA polymerase subunit beta', which encodes MSKSSLFFDRARTINDFTSIRISLASPEKIRSWSYGEVTKPETINYRTFKPERDGLFCARIFGPVTDWECLCGKFKRMKHRGVVCDKCGVEVTQSKVRRERMGHIELASPVSHVWFFHQLPSRIGHLLDISKRELERVLYFEAYTVTDPGNVPDLEEGQLLSEEEFRELRDQFGPGSFEAMMGAEGIKKLLARIDVETLGHELRERMKVETSIQKRQKLAKRLKVADAFRRSGNRPEWMILDVIPVIPPELRPLVPLEGGRFATSDLNDLYRRVINRNNRLKKLLDLRAPDVIVRNEKRMLQEAVDALMDNGRRGRVLRSTQNRQLKSLSDALKGKQGRFRQNLLGKRVDYSGRSVIVVGPELRLHQCGLPKKMALELFKPFIYNKLEERGIVSTIKAAKEMVELERPEVWDILEEVIQDHPVLLNRAPTLHRLGIQAFEPILVEGKAIRIHPLVCTAFNADFDGDQMAVHLPLSIEAQVEAYTLMISTHNIFSPANGAPIISASQDMVMGCYYMTLELPDRKGEGMAFATFDEVELAHSLGKVDTHARIKLKLPPHRGCRDEHGETSRPGAVIETTVGRVLFNRVLDERMPFYNVVMKSSALSRVISDCYEMLGRKATIELLDRMNRLGFHWATLSGLSFATDDLLVPPSKPKVIAATEKEVSKLQKAFERGDLTDAERYNKVVDAWTHARDRITRDMREVLRNDQRYPGYVNPIFLMSESGARGNIDQVRQLAGMRGLMAKPSGKIIETPIKANFREGLRVLEYFSSTHGARKGLADTALKTADSGYLTRKLADVAQNVVVTMRDCGTTRGVTKTAIFRGDKVVVTLADAIYGRVSRVNVVDPVHDEVIVRENELITREAAKKIQELGLQKFQVRSPMTCEAPLGVCALCYGMDLSTGALVEEGMAVGIIAAQSIGEPGTQLTMRTFHIGGMAVRGVESSHVTARRDGVIKFNRLNAVKNEEGKTVVLSRNGEIIVTDPRGRELDRYEVPTGALLYVQEGQEVKKGTKLCEWDPHSVPILAEVDGTVEFVDLDDETVRTEKDRRTGRMRRIVREHRGSKHPQIAIKDANGDTLEICYLPEKATVEVEEGEKVKAGRLLAKTPREARGTQDITGGLPRVTEIFEARKPKNPAVIAEVDGVIKITDEKQRGRRKVIIVTENGEERPHWVPLSKSPRGRTGDRVRAGEPLCGGPLVPHDILRISGPERVQEYLVNEIQSVYRAQNVNINDKHVEIIVAQMIRKVRVEDAGDTKLLPGTMIDKFRFNQANEELAKCVKIKDKGDTHFEPGSIVPRSEFERVNAQVEAMGGKSATGEKPKPATCSPQLLGITKAAVQSDSFISAASFQETTRVLTEAALASKVDYLVGLKENVILGHLIPAGTGFRWYQQAEVRIRPEALDALTAEVPEQFMPQFPLLEDQPNPSPGPAPTGGNPVDQMFGHSSEGDK